A single genomic interval of Polyangia bacterium harbors:
- the leuA gene encoding 2-isopropylmalate synthase, which translates to MSKMPIQKYRPFTPVDLPDRAWPSHTITRAPLWCSVDLRDGNQALVEPMGPDRKRRMFVELVRMGFKEIEVGFPSASQPDFDFVRELIEMDQIPDDVTIQVLTQAREHLIRRTFEALRGAKRAIVHLYNSTSTLQRRVVFGLDRRAIRDIAVRGAELCAQLAAGIDGTDVRFEYSPESFTGTELDFALDVCEGVMDAWGASAERKVILNLPATVELATPNVYADQIEWMGRHLVHRDWVVLSLHPHNDRGTAVAAAELGVMAGADRVEGTLFGNGERTGNVDVVTLALNLLTQGVDPELEIHDIDELVAVAEHCNRLPVHPRHPYAGGLVFTAFSGSHQDAIRKGFAASRKNGDVEWAVPYLPVDPSDLGRTYEAIIRINSQSGKSGVGYVLEADFGLRLPRDLLVEFSRRVQTQAERSGEEVSPATIYALFESEYLDRADDAGAGVFRLDELSLAATASPKGAVAFTTSVSRGGDKRRLSCAGAAPAAALIAALYAETGLDVFVSHESADPLRAPDEAFVAYVELTAGVSSSVFGVARGTTPVVATIVATIRALNHLRAIASGALGHWGGAPVASAISRGIFSD; encoded by the coding sequence ATGTCGAAGATGCCCATCCAGAAGTATCGCCCGTTCACCCCCGTAGATTTGCCCGATCGGGCCTGGCCCTCGCACACGATCACGCGTGCGCCCCTCTGGTGCAGCGTCGACCTACGTGATGGCAACCAGGCGCTCGTGGAGCCGATGGGCCCGGACCGCAAGCGCCGGATGTTCGTCGAGCTCGTCAGGATGGGCTTCAAGGAGATCGAGGTCGGCTTCCCCAGTGCGTCGCAGCCCGACTTCGACTTCGTGCGCGAGCTCATCGAGATGGACCAGATCCCCGACGACGTCACCATCCAGGTGCTCACCCAGGCTCGCGAGCACCTCATCCGCCGCACGTTCGAGGCGTTGCGCGGCGCGAAGCGCGCCATCGTCCACCTTTACAACTCGACGTCGACGCTACAACGCCGCGTGGTGTTCGGCCTTGATCGCCGCGCGATCCGTGACATCGCTGTGCGCGGCGCCGAGCTGTGCGCGCAGCTGGCGGCCGGCATCGACGGCACCGACGTCCGATTCGAGTACTCGCCCGAGAGCTTCACGGGCACGGAGCTCGACTTCGCCCTCGATGTCTGCGAGGGCGTCATGGACGCCTGGGGCGCGAGCGCCGAACGCAAGGTGATCCTCAACTTGCCAGCGACGGTCGAGCTGGCGACGCCCAACGTTTATGCCGATCAGATTGAGTGGATGGGCCGGCACCTCGTGCACCGAGACTGGGTCGTGCTGAGTTTGCACCCGCACAACGATCGCGGCACCGCCGTCGCCGCCGCCGAGCTGGGCGTGATGGCCGGCGCCGATCGGGTCGAGGGTACGCTGTTCGGCAACGGCGAGCGCACCGGAAACGTCGACGTCGTGACGCTCGCACTCAACCTGCTCACGCAAGGTGTGGATCCCGAACTGGAGATCCACGACATCGACGAGCTGGTCGCGGTGGCCGAGCACTGCAATCGGTTGCCCGTCCACCCGCGGCACCCCTACGCGGGCGGTCTCGTGTTTACTGCGTTCTCTGGCTCGCACCAGGACGCGATTCGCAAGGGCTTCGCGGCAAGCCGCAAGAACGGCGATGTCGAGTGGGCCGTACCGTACCTGCCCGTCGACCCGTCCGATCTCGGCCGCACGTACGAAGCGATCATCCGTATCAACAGCCAGTCCGGCAAGAGCGGCGTCGGCTACGTGCTCGAAGCAGACTTCGGGCTCCGCCTGCCGCGCGACCTGCTGGTCGAGTTCAGCCGGCGCGTGCAGACGCAGGCCGAGCGCTCGGGTGAGGAGGTCTCGCCGGCTACGATCTATGCGCTGTTCGAGTCCGAGTACCTCGACCGGGCCGACGACGCGGGCGCCGGCGTCTTCCGCCTCGACGAGCTGTCTCTCGCCGCGACGGCCTCGCCGAAGGGCGCCGTCGCCTTCACGACCTCCGTCAGCCGGGGCGGCGACAAACGACGACTTTCCTGCGCGGGTGCGGCGCCGGCCGCGGCACTCATCGCGGCACTGTACGCAGAGACGGGCCTCGATGTCTTTGTGTCGCACGAGTCGGCCGATCCGCTGCGCGCGCCCGACGAGGCCTTCGTGGCTTATGTCGAGCTCACGGCGGGCGTGTCATCATCGGTCTTTGGCGTGGCCCGCGGCACCACCCCGGTCGTCGCGACGATCGTGGCGACGATCCGCGCGCTCAATCACCTCCGCGCCATAGCGTCCGGCGCTCTTGGCCACTGGGGCGGCGCGCCAGTC